The following coding sequences lie in one Halomonas sp. 'Soap Lake #6' genomic window:
- a CDS encoding DMT family transporter has product MENLEERPSMGILLRILSGLLFTGMLVCIKAVSDTVPVGQSVFFRSLFALLPIVVFLMLRREFPQGLATRRPMGHALRSGLGAAAMFASFAAVALLPVAEATLLAQLTPVFMAVGGVLLLGERFSLYRAGGVVLALAGVAVLIFPGLDASACNGQLTGYVLGALSALLTAGALLTVRRISRTETAASIAFYFIVVAALAGLATLPLGWASLTRVEFALLVLSGLFGGAAHIAMTLALRYAEASRLAPFEYIALVWPVMADWVLFGSPVSSGFLLALPLMLSGVALAAMEGRRLRLRVKWLLRR; this is encoded by the coding sequence ATGGAAAACCTTGAAGAAAGGCCCTCAATGGGTATTCTGCTACGGATTCTGTCAGGCCTGCTATTCACAGGAATGCTGGTGTGTATTAAAGCAGTGAGTGACACCGTGCCAGTGGGGCAGTCGGTGTTTTTCCGCTCGCTGTTTGCGCTACTGCCGATTGTTGTTTTTCTTATGCTACGGCGGGAGTTTCCCCAAGGGTTGGCTACGCGCCGCCCAATGGGGCATGCGCTGCGTTCGGGGTTAGGGGCGGCGGCGATGTTTGCCTCTTTTGCGGCGGTGGCGCTACTGCCGGTAGCAGAGGCAACGCTGCTCGCCCAGCTAACGCCTGTCTTTATGGCGGTGGGCGGTGTACTGCTGCTGGGAGAGCGGTTCTCGCTTTATCGTGCGGGCGGTGTTGTGTTAGCGCTTGCCGGGGTGGCTGTACTGATCTTTCCTGGGCTTGATGCTAGTGCCTGTAATGGGCAACTGACTGGGTACGTGCTGGGGGCGCTCAGTGCGTTGTTAACCGCAGGAGCATTACTGACGGTTAGGCGAATTTCGCGAACTGAAACGGCGGCTTCCATCGCCTTCTACTTTATTGTGGTTGCAGCGCTGGCAGGGCTGGCAACACTTCCATTGGGCTGGGCATCACTTACCCGAGTAGAGTTTGCGCTTTTGGTGTTGTCGGGTCTGTTTGGTGGTGCTGCCCATATCGCGATGACCTTAGCCCTGCGTTACGCTGAGGCATCGCGTTTGGCACCCTTTGAATATATTGCCTTGGTGTGGCCTGTGATGGCCGACTGGGTGCTATTTGGGTCGCCGGTATCCAGTGGCTTTCTGCTAGCGCTACCGCTGATGTTGAGCGGAGTAGCGCTAGCAGCGATGGAAGGGCGGCGACTGAGGTTAAGGGTTAAATGGCTGCTTCGACGATGA
- a CDS encoding DUF2218 domain-containing protein, whose amino-acid sequence MPLSRAEIATPSAERLINRLCKHWAHKLEVEQSDQQATITFETGACLMHAEPERLLVSIETLEEEHLDQLEGVVESHLVRMAKDEPLEIVWEN is encoded by the coding sequence ATGCCCTTATCCCGTGCCGAAATTGCCACGCCTTCTGCTGAGCGTCTGATAAATCGCCTTTGCAAGCATTGGGCGCATAAGCTGGAGGTAGAACAGAGCGATCAGCAAGCCACCATCACGTTTGAGACCGGCGCCTGCCTAATGCACGCTGAGCCTGAGCGGCTGCTGGTGTCTATCGAAACGCTGGAAGAGGAGCATCTGGACCAGTTGGAGGGTGTGGTGGAGAGCCACCTAGTGCGTATGGCAAAAGACGAACCGCTGGAAATCGTCTGGGAAAACTAA
- the dapB gene encoding 4-hydroxy-tetrahydrodipicolinate reductase, with translation MTRIAIVGVAGRMGRTLVNAVEQEANASLAGGIVEPGSSLAGADIGELAGVGKRGVVAVDSLSAIVDDFDVLIDFTAPQVTLANLAFCAEHGKRIVIGTTGMSDDELAQLDSYRDKVAMVFAPNMSVGVNLTLKLLETAAKALGDEGYDIEVIEAHHRHKVDAPSGTAIKMGEVVAESIGRTLKEHGVFERVGQCGPRTDKEIGFATVRAGDIVGEHTVMFATEGERIEITHKASSRMTFAKGAVRAARWVADKAHGRYDMQDVLGLE, from the coding sequence ATGACCCGAATTGCCATTGTAGGCGTAGCTGGCCGTATGGGCCGCACGTTAGTAAACGCGGTTGAGCAAGAGGCGAATGCCTCGCTAGCTGGAGGGATTGTTGAGCCGGGCAGTTCCCTGGCCGGTGCAGATATTGGCGAACTGGCAGGCGTTGGCAAGCGTGGCGTGGTAGCGGTGGACTCGTTAAGCGCGATAGTGGACGATTTCGATGTGCTGATCGACTTCACTGCGCCCCAGGTAACGCTGGCTAATTTGGCCTTCTGCGCTGAACACGGTAAACGCATCGTGATTGGTACTACCGGTATGAGCGATGATGAGCTGGCGCAGCTGGATAGCTACCGTGACAAAGTGGCGATGGTGTTCGCGCCGAATATGAGCGTAGGCGTTAACCTCACCCTTAAATTGCTGGAAACCGCTGCTAAAGCATTGGGCGATGAAGGCTACGATATCGAAGTTATCGAAGCACACCATCGCCATAAAGTAGATGCGCCCTCTGGCACGGCCATTAAGATGGGGGAGGTGGTCGCAGAAAGCATCGGCCGCACGCTAAAAGAGCACGGTGTGTTTGAGCGAGTAGGACAGTGTGGCCCGCGCACCGACAAAGAGATCGGCTTTGCCACTGTGCGCGCTGGTGACATCGTTGGTGAGCACACAGTAATGTTTGCCACAGAAGGCGAACGTATCGAAATTACCCATAAAGCCTCCAGCCGCATGACGTTTGCCAAAGGGGCCGTACGTGCCGCCCGCTGGGTTGCAGACAAAGCGCACGGCCGTTACGACATGCAGGATGTGTTAGGCCTGGAGTAA
- the guaD gene encoding guanine deaminase: protein MNEEQGQYPTQEQGHAWLIRARILSFDADPGDGDTPRDGSVVYHQDGALWWADGRIQGIGDYRDLAPQLPADVSVIDQRDKLIMPGFIDSHVHYVQLDIMASYGRQLLDWLNDYTFPEECRFAQRAHADNMAEAFLKELMRVGTTSAQVFCSSHPNSVDAFFSAAQRRGLCMLAGKVLMDRHAPEALTDKTLGGIRDTERLISDWHGTDRLGYSVTPRFAPTSTRAQLDAAGGLLRNDESLWLQTHLSENLGELDWVAELFPESRDYLEVYEQSGLVGPRSTFAHGIHLDDGMRKRLADRSANIAFCPSSNLFLGSGLFDRRAAQDIGLNLTLASDIGAGTDLSGLATLKAGYQVGQLLGQPLTAWSGFHALTRGNAISLSLDDRIGRFAPGMDADFVVIDLSASPLMARRMARCESLAEELFTLMMLGDDRAIFETWAGGRLQHRRQG from the coding sequence GTGAATGAAGAGCAAGGACAATACCCGACGCAAGAGCAGGGGCATGCCTGGTTGATACGTGCACGCATCTTGAGTTTCGATGCCGACCCAGGCGATGGCGACACTCCACGAGATGGCAGCGTTGTCTACCATCAAGATGGCGCCCTGTGGTGGGCTGACGGCCGCATCCAGGGCATTGGCGACTACCGCGACCTGGCCCCGCAACTGCCTGCGGATGTCAGCGTCATCGACCAGCGTGACAAACTGATTATGCCGGGCTTCATTGACAGCCATGTCCACTACGTCCAGCTCGACATCATGGCCTCCTATGGCCGCCAATTGCTGGACTGGCTGAATGATTACACCTTTCCCGAGGAGTGTCGCTTCGCCCAGCGCGCGCATGCCGACAACATGGCCGAAGCTTTCCTCAAAGAGCTGATGCGCGTAGGAACTACCTCAGCCCAAGTGTTCTGCTCAAGCCACCCCAACTCGGTAGATGCCTTCTTCAGTGCTGCCCAGCGCCGCGGCCTATGCATGCTCGCAGGCAAGGTACTGATGGATCGCCACGCACCAGAGGCGCTTACCGACAAGACCCTCGGTGGTATCCGCGATACTGAGCGTTTGATCAGTGACTGGCACGGCACCGACCGCCTCGGCTACAGTGTTACGCCACGCTTTGCCCCCACTTCCACTCGCGCCCAGTTGGATGCTGCCGGCGGTCTGCTACGCAACGATGAGAGTCTATGGCTGCAGACCCACTTATCGGAAAACCTAGGCGAGTTGGACTGGGTAGCCGAGCTGTTTCCGGAAAGTCGTGACTACCTTGAGGTTTACGAGCAGTCCGGACTGGTGGGCCCACGCAGCACCTTCGCCCACGGCATCCACCTGGACGACGGAATGCGCAAGCGACTAGCCGACCGCAGTGCCAATATTGCCTTCTGCCCGAGTTCCAATCTGTTCCTCGGCAGCGGACTGTTTGACCGCCGCGCAGCGCAGGACATAGGGCTAAACCTGACCCTGGCCAGCGATATTGGTGCGGGCACTGACCTTTCCGGCCTAGCCACCCTCAAGGCGGGTTATCAGGTAGGGCAACTACTCGGTCAACCATTGACGGCCTGGTCAGGCTTCCATGCCCTAACCAGAGGCAATGCCATCTCGCTGTCGCTAGATGACCGTATAGGCCGCTTCGCGCCTGGCATGGATGCCGATTTCGTTGTCATCGACCTATCAGCCTCACCGCTGATGGCAAGGCGCATGGCCAGATGTGAGAGCTTGGCAGAGGAGCTATTCACCCTGATGATGCTAGGCGACGACCGTGCCATCTTCGAAACCTGGGCAGGGGGGCGGCTACAACATCGCCGCCAGGGTTGA
- the xdhB gene encoding xanthine dehydrogenase molybdopterin binding subunit: MRTLTDLSELQPEQKKSQPEKNSASSFSSSSFSGASAHHESAIKHVTGRADYIDDLALPADALHLAVGLSPVAHGRITRMDLEAVRSAPGVVDVISVADVPGHTDIGPVFPGDPIMADGEVLYAGQVLFAVAANSHRAARQAVNKAIVEIEERPASLNPVAAVEAGDLVRPTHQQVSGDWEKALSDAAIIVTGEQFVGGQEHFYLEGQACVVHPSEDEGVVVHTSNQHPSETQKLVAEVLGIPLHAVTVETRRMGGGFGGKETQASPWACLAALIARRTGRSCRLRLSRVDDMRVTGKRHPFHNHYRLGVDAHGVILGGDINVIGDCGYSPDLSDAIVDRAMFHSDNAYSLGEVRVTGHRARTHTASNTAFRGFGGPQGMMVIEAAMEDIARRMGEDPLTVRKRNFYRDGRNTTHYGQTVDQTALLHELVEQLETSSDYWQRRKAIREFNVQNPVIRKGLALTPVKFGISFTAQHLNQAGALLHVYTDGSVMINHGGTEMGQGLHTKICQVVARELGLDLEKVRITATRTDKVPNTSPTAASSGTDLNGQAARDAALKLKTRLYDFAAEHYHLDREAMRMENGCLVTGLGESEHHIAWGELVQAAYLSRVSLSEKGFYATPLIHYDRANGSGRPFYYYAFGAAVAEVSVDTLSGEYQVDRVDILHDVGDSLNPAIDIGQVEGGFIQGMGWLTSEELKWNERGQLISSGPATYKIPTYGDLPATFNVGLMEGHPNSMASIYRSKAVGEPPFMLGISVWAALRDALASLSGYTQAVRLDTPATPERVMAAAEAARINLRHAVAGGQSSDH; this comes from the coding sequence ATGCGTACGCTCACTGATCTGTCGGAGCTTCAGCCCGAACAGAAAAAATCTCAGCCTGAAAAAAACTCCGCTAGCTCTTTCTCCAGTAGCTCTTTCTCAGGTGCTTCGGCCCACCACGAGAGTGCGATCAAGCACGTCACCGGGCGGGCGGATTATATCGATGACCTGGCCCTTCCGGCCGACGCCCTGCACCTAGCCGTGGGCCTCTCGCCTGTCGCCCATGGCCGCATCACCCGTATGGACCTGGAAGCTGTACGATCCGCCCCTGGCGTGGTCGACGTCATTAGCGTGGCAGATGTACCAGGCCATACCGATATCGGCCCGGTGTTTCCAGGCGATCCCATTATGGCCGACGGTGAAGTGCTCTATGCCGGCCAAGTACTGTTCGCCGTGGCGGCTAACAGCCACCGCGCTGCCCGTCAGGCAGTCAACAAGGCCATCGTCGAGATCGAAGAACGCCCTGCTAGCCTCAACCCCGTGGCCGCTGTCGAGGCCGGTGATCTAGTACGCCCCACCCACCAGCAAGTCAGCGGGGATTGGGAGAAAGCCCTCAGCGATGCTGCCATTATCGTTACCGGCGAGCAGTTCGTCGGTGGCCAGGAACACTTCTACCTGGAAGGGCAGGCTTGCGTCGTTCACCCCAGCGAGGACGAAGGTGTCGTGGTCCATACCTCGAACCAACATCCCAGTGAGACGCAGAAGCTGGTCGCCGAGGTGCTCGGTATCCCCTTGCATGCGGTCACTGTCGAGACACGGCGCATGGGTGGCGGCTTCGGTGGCAAGGAGACGCAGGCTTCCCCCTGGGCCTGCCTGGCCGCCTTGATCGCCAGACGCACCGGGCGCAGCTGCCGCTTACGTTTATCGCGGGTCGATGACATGCGCGTGACCGGAAAACGCCACCCCTTTCATAATCACTACCGTCTCGGCGTCGATGCCCATGGCGTGATCCTGGGTGGCGATATCAATGTGATCGGCGATTGTGGTTACTCTCCAGATCTTTCCGATGCCATCGTCGATCGCGCCATGTTTCACTCGGATAATGCTTACTCCCTCGGCGAGGTTCGCGTCACCGGGCACCGTGCCCGCACCCATACCGCCTCTAACACGGCCTTCCGCGGCTTCGGCGGTCCCCAAGGCATGATGGTGATCGAAGCGGCAATGGAAGACATCGCACGCCGTATGGGTGAGGATCCGCTGACCGTGCGCAAGCGCAATTTCTACCGCGACGGGCGCAACACCACCCACTACGGCCAGACGGTGGATCAGACCGCTCTCTTGCATGAACTAGTCGAGCAACTCGAAACCTCGAGTGACTACTGGCAACGACGCAAGGCGATCAGAGAGTTCAACGTCCAGAACCCTGTGATTCGCAAGGGCCTGGCGCTGACCCCGGTGAAATTCGGTATTTCCTTCACCGCCCAGCACCTCAACCAAGCTGGTGCGCTGCTTCATGTTTATACCGACGGCAGTGTGATGATCAACCACGGTGGCACCGAGATGGGCCAGGGCCTGCATACCAAGATCTGCCAGGTGGTAGCGCGGGAGCTTGGGCTGGACCTGGAGAAGGTTCGCATCACTGCCACACGCACCGACAAGGTGCCCAACACCTCGCCTACCGCAGCCTCCAGCGGTACCGACCTTAATGGTCAAGCAGCCCGTGATGCAGCGCTCAAACTCAAGACACGGCTCTATGACTTTGCCGCCGAGCACTATCACCTCGATCGCGAAGCCATGCGTATGGAAAATGGCTGCCTGGTCACAGGCCTTGGAGAAAGTGAACACCACATTGCCTGGGGAGAGCTGGTCCAGGCTGCCTATCTATCGCGCGTCTCGCTGTCGGAAAAAGGCTTCTACGCCACGCCATTGATCCATTACGACCGCGCCAACGGCAGCGGCCGGCCTTTCTATTACTACGCTTTCGGCGCAGCCGTGGCCGAAGTCTCGGTGGACACTCTGAGTGGTGAATACCAGGTGGATCGCGTCGACATTCTTCATGACGTAGGCGACTCCCTTAACCCTGCTATCGATATCGGCCAAGTCGAAGGAGGCTTCATTCAGGGGATGGGCTGGTTAACCAGCGAGGAACTGAAATGGAATGAACGCGGCCAACTGATCTCAAGCGGCCCGGCAACCTACAAAATCCCGACCTACGGCGACCTCCCTGCAACCTTCAACGTCGGCCTAATGGAAGGGCACCCCAATTCCATGGCCAGCATTTATCGTTCCAAGGCGGTAGGAGAACCTCCCTTTATGCTCGGCATATCGGTATGGGCGGCACTACGTGACGCTCTGGCCAGCCTAAGCGGATACACCCAGGCGGTGCGTCTGGACACTCCGGCTACTCCTGAGCGAGTCATGGCCGCAGCCGAAGCGGCACGCATTAATCTGCGCCATGCCGTCGCCGGAGGACAAAGTAGTGACCACTAA
- the xdhA gene encoding xanthine dehydrogenase small subunit, producing the protein MINFYLNGQPQRVAADAHLSVLELLREQLHLTGTKEGCASGDCGACTVAIGAPDANGELHYHSANACIMPAHQLQGCHLVTVEGLADGQERLHPAQTAMVECHGSQCGFCTPGIVMSLFTLHEEQHRHPAPLATAFSSERLEAALGGNLCRCTGYRPIRDAALAMNKIDGHRPAWLDKTWDDAPDNQHPANQLAVDASHFHQPRRLGELVRLRAAHPEARLVAGGTDLWLEATQHLTDFPRVIDTTRVDELQRIEQGLDAGGRPGWWIGAAVTYARLEPLLKREYPTFAHLLHRLGSAQVRNRGTLGGNVANASPIGDTPPVLLALDAQLHLAGPKGTREIAAIDFFLDYKKTDLGADEVLSAIFIPEPQAGRPLKVWKLSKRREDDISAVLGAFAWHLEDGFLRDVRLAFGGMAGIPARARAAEAALEGSPPSRTAFEAARKALASDFSPMSDVRGSADYRLRSASALLERLRLIIEPSTQAKTQTQEVMLHAYAH; encoded by the coding sequence ATGATTAACTTTTACCTCAATGGTCAACCGCAGCGCGTCGCCGCGGATGCCCACCTCAGCGTCTTGGAGCTGTTGCGCGAACAACTTCACCTGACCGGCACCAAGGAAGGCTGTGCCTCAGGTGACTGCGGTGCCTGCACTGTGGCCATCGGCGCCCCTGATGCTAATGGTGAGCTGCACTACCACAGCGCCAACGCATGCATCATGCCGGCTCATCAGCTTCAAGGCTGCCACCTAGTAACCGTAGAGGGCTTGGCGGATGGCCAGGAGCGCCTGCATCCTGCCCAGACTGCCATGGTTGAATGCCACGGCAGTCAGTGTGGTTTCTGCACACCAGGCATCGTGATGTCACTGTTCACGCTGCACGAAGAGCAGCATCGGCACCCCGCTCCGCTCGCTACTGCATTTAGCTCCGAACGTCTGGAAGCCGCCCTTGGCGGTAACCTGTGCCGCTGTACTGGCTATCGCCCCATCCGCGATGCCGCACTGGCCATGAACAAGATTGATGGCCACCGTCCAGCGTGGCTGGATAAAACGTGGGATGACGCACCGGATAACCAGCACCCGGCCAATCAACTGGCTGTAGATGCCAGCCATTTCCACCAGCCCCGCCGACTAGGCGAACTGGTCCGCCTGCGTGCAGCCCATCCGGAGGCACGTTTGGTCGCTGGCGGCACTGACCTGTGGCTTGAGGCCACTCAGCACCTGACAGACTTTCCACGGGTTATTGATACCACGCGAGTAGATGAGCTCCAGCGTATCGAACAAGGCCTGGATGCTGGCGGGCGCCCCGGCTGGTGGATCGGCGCCGCCGTCACCTATGCCCGCCTGGAGCCTCTGCTCAAGCGCGAATACCCAACCTTCGCCCACTTGCTTCACCGCCTCGGCTCGGCCCAGGTACGCAATCGCGGCACCCTGGGAGGCAATGTGGCCAATGCATCACCCATCGGCGACACACCACCGGTACTGCTGGCCCTCGATGCCCAGCTACACCTTGCAGGCCCTAAAGGAACCCGCGAGATTGCCGCCATCGACTTCTTCCTTGATTACAAGAAGACTGATCTCGGTGCGGATGAAGTCTTAAGCGCGATCTTTATTCCCGAACCCCAGGCGGGCCGCCCACTGAAGGTATGGAAACTCTCGAAGCGCCGCGAAGATGATATTTCCGCGGTACTTGGTGCTTTTGCCTGGCATCTGGAGGATGGCTTCCTGCGCGATGTACGCCTGGCATTCGGCGGCATGGCCGGCATACCGGCCCGAGCCCGAGCCGCCGAGGCCGCACTCGAAGGATCTCCACCGTCACGTACAGCCTTCGAGGCGGCACGCAAGGCCCTGGCCAGTGACTTTTCGCCAATGAGTGATGTGCGTGGCAGTGCCGATTACCGCTTGCGGTCCGCCAGTGCGCTGCTTGAACGCCTACGCCTGATCATCGAACCGTCTACCCAAGCCAAGACACAAACTCAGGAGGTGATGCTACATGCGTACGCTCACTGA
- a CDS encoding NCS2 family permease, with the protein MPQSPTPYSGSSPVPATTALDNYFNVSRRGSSVKTEVLAGIATFLAGMYIIVVNPAVLSDAGIPFSAALSATVVISFFSSLAMGLYARNPILVAPGMGMNALFTYTLVLGAGLSWEVALGCVFWSGVLFAVLAMFNVREAIIEAIPASLRYAITCGIGLFITFIGLKNAGFIVANPATLISLGDLNASLVTFFIGLMVTAILVIRGFNGALILGIALTTLLAAPMGRLWSDEVLVAWQGLASWPDFSAVMKVDILGALKVAYLPFIFVMLFTNFFDSLSCFMALSESADLKDANGNPRNLKRSMTVDAFASMIAAPLGTSAAQTFIESGAGVAQGGRTGLTAVVIGVLFLPFLFLSPLLSLVPSIATAPALVLVGLFMMAPIGKIDWSRLEEAFPAFLAIILMPLTYSITLGIAFGFISFVLIRLATGKLNEIKPAMWVSALLAVVMLLTA; encoded by the coding sequence ATGCCACAAAGCCCTACGCCGTATTCCGGCTCCTCCCCCGTCCCGGCAACGACTGCCTTGGATAACTACTTCAATGTCAGCCGCCGCGGCTCCTCGGTGAAGACCGAAGTGCTTGCAGGTATTGCTACTTTTCTGGCCGGAATGTATATCATCGTGGTCAACCCAGCAGTCCTATCCGATGCTGGCATTCCCTTTTCTGCAGCCCTCTCCGCCACAGTAGTCATCAGTTTTTTTAGTAGCCTGGCTATGGGCCTGTATGCCCGCAACCCAATTTTGGTCGCACCAGGCATGGGCATGAACGCGCTTTTCACTTACACCCTGGTGCTTGGCGCGGGGTTATCGTGGGAAGTTGCTCTGGGCTGTGTGTTCTGGTCGGGGGTATTGTTCGCGGTACTGGCAATGTTCAACGTGCGTGAAGCTATCATCGAGGCCATTCCCGCCTCATTGCGCTACGCCATCACCTGCGGTATTGGCCTGTTCATTACCTTTATTGGGCTCAAGAATGCCGGGTTCATCGTTGCCAACCCGGCGACCCTTATTAGCCTTGGCGACCTGAATGCAAGTCTCGTCACTTTTTTCATTGGCCTGATGGTCACAGCGATATTGGTAATTCGCGGCTTCAATGGAGCTCTGATCCTGGGTATCGCCCTAACCACCCTGCTGGCGGCTCCTATGGGCCGGCTGTGGAGTGACGAAGTATTGGTGGCTTGGCAAGGGTTGGCCTCATGGCCAGATTTCTCGGCAGTGATGAAGGTCGATATTCTAGGCGCCCTAAAGGTAGCTTACTTACCTTTTATCTTTGTGATGCTGTTCACTAACTTCTTCGACTCGCTGTCCTGCTTCATGGCCCTGTCCGAGTCTGCTGACCTCAAGGATGCCAACGGCAATCCACGCAACCTTAAGCGCTCCATGACTGTAGATGCTTTTGCATCGATGATTGCAGCTCCTCTCGGTACCAGCGCTGCGCAGACTTTTATCGAATCTGGTGCCGGCGTCGCCCAAGGTGGCCGAACTGGACTCACTGCAGTAGTTATTGGCGTGCTATTCCTACCCTTCTTATTCCTCTCGCCGCTGCTGTCCTTGGTACCTAGCATCGCGACTGCTCCAGCCCTGGTACTGGTAGGACTGTTTATGATGGCCCCCATTGGAAAGATCGACTGGAGCCGCCTTGAAGAGGCTTTCCCCGCATTTCTGGCCATCATCTTAATGCCACTGACTTACTCCATCACCCTTGGTATCGCCTTTGGTTTTATCAGTTTTGTGCTAATCCGGCTCGCCACCGGCAAGTTGAACGAGATTAAGCCTGCTATGTGGGTATCGGCCCTGTTAGCGGTGGTCATGTTGCTGACGGCCTAG
- the carA gene encoding glutamine-hydrolyzing carbamoyl-phosphate synthase small subunit, with the protein MSKPAILALEDGSVFHGTAIGAEGVTSGEVVFNTAMTGYQEILTDPSYTRQIVTLTYPHIGNTGINSEDVESASIAAAGLVIRDLPLMASSFRSEQTLSDYLKSQNVLGIADIDTRRLTRILRDKGAQNGAILAGADAEGDDAVERALAAAKAFPGLKGMDLAKEVSCKEAYEWTEGEWTLGEGYADAAGPDGKAERPYHVVAFDYGVKFNILRMLAARGCRLTVVPAQTPAAEVLAMNPDGVFLANGPGDPEPCDYAIKAIQEVLETDIPVFGICLGHQLLALASGAKTVKMSHGHHGANHPVQDLDTGTVMITSQNHGFAADEATLPANVRATHRSLFDGTLQGIERTDRPAFSFQGHPEASPGPRDVAPLFDRFVAMMQARR; encoded by the coding sequence TTGAGCAAACCCGCGATATTGGCCCTGGAAGATGGCAGTGTATTTCACGGTACAGCCATTGGCGCGGAGGGCGTCACAAGCGGTGAGGTGGTGTTCAATACAGCCATGACCGGCTACCAGGAAATCCTCACTGATCCCTCTTATACTCGCCAAATCGTTACGCTTACCTACCCCCATATCGGCAACACTGGCATCAATTCAGAAGATGTAGAGTCCGCATCGATTGCTGCGGCGGGCTTGGTGATTCGTGATCTACCGCTGATGGCCAGCAGTTTTCGATCCGAACAAACGCTTTCTGACTATCTGAAAAGCCAAAATGTGCTGGGCATTGCGGATATCGATACCCGTCGCCTAACGCGCATTCTGCGCGATAAAGGTGCGCAAAATGGTGCGATCCTGGCGGGAGCAGATGCAGAAGGCGATGATGCGGTAGAGCGGGCGCTGGCGGCGGCGAAGGCGTTTCCTGGGTTGAAGGGAATGGACCTGGCCAAAGAAGTGTCATGTAAAGAGGCTTACGAGTGGACGGAAGGCGAATGGACCTTGGGCGAAGGTTATGCCGATGCTGCCGGCCCTGATGGAAAGGCCGAGCGGCCCTACCATGTGGTGGCGTTTGATTACGGGGTTAAGTTCAACATTCTGCGCATGCTGGCTGCTCGTGGTTGCCGTCTAACGGTAGTGCCAGCACAAACGCCTGCAGCTGAGGTGTTGGCGATGAACCCGGATGGTGTCTTCCTGGCTAACGGCCCGGGTGACCCAGAGCCTTGCGACTACGCTATCAAAGCAATCCAGGAAGTGTTGGAAACCGATATTCCGGTATTTGGCATCTGTCTTGGTCACCAGTTGCTGGCGCTGGCCTCCGGTGCAAAAACCGTCAAGATGAGCCATGGCCACCACGGTGCTAACCACCCGGTACAAGATTTAGACACCGGTACGGTGATGATCACCAGCCAAAACCACGGCTTTGCTGCCGATGAAGCGACCCTGCCGGCCAATGTGCGTGCAACGCATCGTTCGCTGTTTGATGGCACGTTACAAGGGATTGAGCGTACTGACCGCCCGGCGTTTAGTTTCCAGGGGCACCCGGAAGCCAGCCCTGGCCCGCGTGACGTGGCACCGTTGTTTGATCGTTTTGTCGCCATGATGCAAGCGCGTCGTTAA